From a single Sulfolobus sp. E5-1-F genomic region:
- a CDS encoding phosphate transport regulator — protein sequence MSEGIATLAIEEQLQQISLKLLDEIRVLYEFLSNSNSGNVNAMQIYSKVNGIKNDIEVSKYRLGEYIFKIREGLLDKDLYIEILNNLEKIAQNLDAATYRLSVMISRQMNIDDVINRLLIVICEKIITSITYFIEALRLLSINSKNSYENARNIIKLEQEIDELYRSLELTLFEKKLVDFSYIMLLKDIADRLEDSEDLLKSSADNITYIAYERM from the coding sequence ATGAGCGAGGGAATTGCTACACTGGCAATTGAAGAGCAGTTACAACAGATTTCGTTAAAACTATTGGATGAAATTAGAGTTTTATATGAATTTCTATCTAATAGCAATAGTGGAAATGTAAATGCTATGCAAATTTATTCTAAAGTAAATGGTATAAAAAACGATATAGAGGTTAGCAAATACAGGCTCGGTGAGTATATTTTCAAAATTAGAGAAGGCTTATTAGATAAGGATTTATATATAGAAATATTAAATAATTTAGAGAAGATTGCACAAAACTTAGACGCTGCAACGTACAGGCTAAGTGTTATGATTTCTAGGCAAATGAACATCGATGATGTAATAAATAGACTACTTATAGTTATCTGCGAAAAAATAATCACATCCATTACTTACTTTATAGAGGCATTAAGATTATTATCTATAAATTCTAAGAATTCCTATGAAAATGCTCGTAACATAATAAAATTGGAACAAGAAATAGATGAACTATACAGAAGTCTAGAGTTAACGCTATTTGAAAAGAAGCTTGTTGACTTCTCCTATATAATGTTGTTAAAAGATATAGCTGATAGATTGGAAGATAGTGAAGATTTACTAAAGAGTTCTGCTGACAATATAACTTATATCGCGTATGAGAGGATGTAA